Proteins from one Sabethes cyaneus chromosome 2, idSabCyanKW18_F2, whole genome shotgun sequence genomic window:
- the LOC128737629 gene encoding zinc finger protein 37 homolog — MKDSEDLELQVNANEMCRTCLGQFTSNQLKPIFCNEILDGKIVAFPKIIEATMSIKPVKNGVFPNNVCVTCKTKLKELFSFKEKVTTSQDLLYEIFGIEKPIPPETTQQIPQHLKKEKVNSLVQTDIIRLSEGDEHIYNHFLLIDKPSKPKFRDISTQNAPSLKDTFTQFTPEHHQRHVSIQVAQPAKNLKHAGIQVEIVTEDISKDPQFVENELHDVTEMDLMYEIEENTSFSDKEVTDTENETIEALVVEKNVRVIPHDENEKQLITVTASKSNVKLELELVNENEQDECVAYEALDGVSINSSVTSEPVSTAKYSKYCCRYCQYITDIKTLYDSHNEIHQQSLETVIDSVDYYRCGTCNFVFPTHVDLGKHFESASCSPTNPNELIESEDVEKHEQVYKELDICLPRLKSFRKNDISEVTCGRCSLNFSSLSNAVDHYAATHDEDDDSHQEASVLWESYGFNNIHVCGICHSQFADASFIRQHVYFHRNWFDCPYSCGQSFNDFFKMTVHINRKHLHEKSTNVSAPTSVKREKTIPQSESVCHICFKRFISKASFKVHVKNHFAERRYNCSMCTKAFLQKSDLTIHIRSHTDERPFACTVAGCDKKFRTSSHRRDHMSTHAQEKKYQCDVCQKYFKAERILQGHMRLHSGFKPFECGLCGKCFSRKHHLKLHMKTHDATNE, encoded by the exons atgaaagATTCTGAGGATCTAGAGTTGCAGgttaatgcaaacgaaatgTGTCGTACTTGTTTGGGGCAGTTCACCTCGAACCAATTGAAGCCGATTTTCTGCAACGAGATTCTGGATGGCAAAATAGTTGCATTTCCAAAGATTATAGAGGCTACCATGTCTATAAAG CCCGTTAAAAATGGAGTGTTTCCGAACAACGTTTGCGTGACCTGTAAAACTAAGCTAAAAGAACTGTTTTCTTTCAAAGAAAAAGTTACGACATCCCAGGATTTGCTATATGAAATATTTGGAATAGAGAAACCTATACCTCCAGAGACAACACAGCAAATCCCGCAGCATCTGAAAAAGGAAAAGGTTAACTCACTGGTTCAGACTGACATAATTAGACTGTCCGAAGGCGATGAACATATTTACAATCATTTTCTCTTGATTGACAAACCCTCAAAACCTAAATTCAGAGATATTTCTACCCAAAACGCACCTTCGTTGAAAGATACATTCACTCAATTTACACCAGAGCATCATCAACGACATGTATCAATCCAGGTAGCTCAACCAGCCAAAAATCTAAAACATGCAGGAATTCAAGTTGAAATTGTTACTGAAGATATTTCGAAGGATCCTCAATTTGTGGAAAATGAATTGCATGATGTTACTGAAATGGATTTAATGTACGAAATAGAAGAAAATACATCGTTTTCGGATAAAGAAGTTACCGATACCGAAAATGAAACAATCGAAGCTCTGGTAGTGGAGAAGAATGTTAGAGTAATACCGCATGATGAAAACGAGAAGCAGCTTATAACAGTTACTGCGTCCAAATCTAACGTTAAATTAGAACTCGAGTTAGTAAATGAGAATGAACAAGATGAATGTGTTGCCTACGAAGCTCTCGATGGGGTAAGCATTAATTCGTCAGTAACGTCTGAACCAGTAAGCACAGCTAAATATTCAAAATATTGCTGTCGATACTGTCAGTATATTACCGACATTAAGACACTATACGATTCACATAATGAAATTCATCAACAAAGTTTAGAAACTGTCATAGATAGTGTTGATTACTATCGCTGTGGGACTTGCAATTTCGTTTTTCCAACCCACGTGGATTTGGGAAAACATTTTGAGTCCGCATCGTGCAGCCCCACTAACCcaaatgaattgattgaatctgaAGATGTTGAAAAACACGAGCAAGTTTATAAAGAACTGGACATTTGTCTACCACGCCTGAAATCGTTCCGTAAAAACGATATATCCGAAGTAACCTGCGGAAGATGTtcgttaaatttcagttccttGTCGAATGCCGTAGACCATTATGCCGCAACTCACGATGAAGATGATGATTCGCATCAGGAAGCGAGTGTGCTTTGGGAATCGTACGGTTTTAATAACATTCATGTTTGCGGAATTTGTCACAGCCAGTTTGCAGACGCAAGCTTTATCCGACAACATGTTTACTTTCACCGAAACTGGTTTGATTGTCCATACAGCTGCGGACAAagttttaacgatttttttaaaatgactgTTCACATAAACCGCAAGCACTTGCATGAAAAGTCAACTAATGTTTCGGCACCGACTtctgtaaaaagagaaaaaaccatTCCGCAGTCGGAATCAGTATGTCATATATGCTTCAAGCGTTTCATCTCAAAGGCGTCATTCAAAGTCCATGTAAA aaaccACTTTGCCGAACGACGGTACAACTGTTCGATGTGCACGAAGGCATTCCTCCAGAAGTCTGATCTAACCATTCACATTCGTTCGCATACTGACGAACGGCCGTTTGCCTGTACCGTTGCCGGTTGTGACAAAAAGTTTCGCACTTCCAGCCACCGGCGAGACCACATGTCTACTCATGCCCAAGAGAAAAAGTACCAGTGTgatgtttgccaaaaatatttcaaagcaGAGCGCATCTTGCAAGGACATATGCG GTTGCATTCTGGTTTCAAGCCTTTCGAGTGCGGTTTATGCGGCAAGTGTTTTAGCAGAAAACATCATCTAAAACTTCACATGAAAACACACGATGCCACAAATGAATAA